The sequence cccgcgttccctaaggcAAGGGAGAAAAGAATTAAGTCAGTTAAAGATTGGTCATGACCAAGAAGTGTTCACGTATTACGTCGTTTCGCTcctggatttttaaatattattcgtAGTCTACATAATCTCACTAAATTGCGCTTTTGTGTGGCACAAAGAACAAGAAAATGCATTCCAGCAACTAAATAGGAACCGTAATGTCAAATATCATCATCAATGGGTAAGAAAAGTGATTGCATACTATGAAAAAGTCCTCGGAAAGCCAGAAATAAATTACTGTGTGCCCAGACAGAAACTGTTTTCGGAAGACGCACCGTGATACAATACAAGACAGTTGATTTGTTTGCATGCAGCAGTACTTTCATTGGGATTATCCATCAATACTTACATCAGATTATTTCTGGTAGGCCTATTATTTCGCAATAAGCGTAAGTCGCTTGCTttcaattgtaatttttgtaacttGACAGCTATTTTCTCATTTTGTAACATCGTGAATTAATAAGGTCTTGCAAAATCACCTTGTGGCAAAAACGgtgtgttcgcgttggatcacACACAATTTAAAAACGTGACGGCACAGGGAGCTtctaaaattagtttaaatgaATGCGAAAGTGTATTGATTAtggtgaatattttgaaaaacaactaACCGTTTTCAAATACCaatcttaatttttcctttgtttggccagaaatataaataacagcCCTCGTATTCAAGTTGTTACTagagcagctgattttttttcaaatggatatatttttctattgttgCTTTGTTTACATTCTGATTACAATTTTGACAACCAAACACCAAATTGCGAAAACAAAGcatatgtaaattttattgctCCAGTGACTTCACCTTGGATATAATATTTTCCTTACATTTATAACATCTCAGAGTTGATGGTCTCTTCTGATACATTCTCATGGCAGCCagttctatgttaccggaatgactcgggtttttcccgcccaagggctgccgccccagtaaactagccatGTCTAGTGAACTGTTTATCCTCATCACTACTTCTGATATTCACCCTAAcggtaaaaaataaatcaaatttttaaattcataaatgTTGAACAGTAGTCAAACAAAAATGCTCCTTTATATGTGAATCATTTGACTTGGCTGTATAACTTCTAAATGACAGCAATGACCTAGGAATTGTATGTTCAAGTACGAGTATACAAAATCAATAATCAAATGTGTTTATATGCTATATAAACAGGCAAACCGAACAGAATAAGGGACTGTCGTTCTCTGCCTACCCTAccccgacagtcggttttacATTACCGGTTAACCGGGCTTATATCCGGCCTAGGACtgttactccagcagcattccccgtacatgtatgggaaatgtttatggtGCTACAACTACAAAAGGGACTTTGAATCAGGCCATGATGTGTTCGACTTGTGTATATGGCCTTTACAAAATAACATTTCGATTgagacaaaaatttaattttaaaaattcacatatttatgtatgtatgtaatatatctaatcaaatataaaatgtaTAGAATGAGTAAAGCAGTGCAACAAGACACATAGTTAACTCTACAATCCAGTAAAGTGAGATGTAATTTACAGAATtaacatttattttagttactaTTCTGATGCAATTTTGTTATTCCTCACCATTTTTGGAATCAATACACTCTTTATCCTTTTCCTCTTTATTCCCATTCAGATCTTCAACAGCTGTAGCTTCCAAACTTGTTCTAGGCTTAGCACCTTTTCGCTCAGGTAATGTTTCCATTATAGCTTCAGTCCAGGGCTTGCCTTCAGAAACACgcaacaatatttcaaaaactaaaatagtACAGTTGTTTTAGTTATGTAAAATATTACTTCACGGAATGTCTTGATATGCTAAATTACCGTGAAATGTGCTCAACACCGCACGTGTTTTCATATTCACGTGTTCGCTCAATGGTAGTCGCGCTGTACGTAGCCCCATTTCTGTCGCTCTTTTATGACACAAACCTTTATGATGATTATGATCAACCAGACCTCCAATCACATATACAGCTTCCGCTTCAATACGATCTAACACTGTATCCGATTCACAAGAGAGGTACACTATGTTGTCCTTTGGAAAAATATCTTGGTGTGTTTTGTCGAAATGATATTTCAAATGCCAGTTCTCCCAGCCATCATTTCGTTTAAGGCTGGTGTGAATTCGACCATCTGTTTTGATGCCAGTTACGTGCAGCTGACCAGGGCATTTGGAACGACGATTTATTGTATAAATACGCAGGCACTGTTTGATACATTTCGCCACGTCGCGATCGTGCATCAAGTCATCGTAGTCCAAATCGATTGCTATACTAAGCGTCCCCGACTGGAGTTGTCGCTTCTTTAACTCTTTTCGTGAAGGTCCGGAACGTATTGTTAGTCCTTGAGCCTGTGCCTCAAGtcgcttttgtttttgtctttcacGCTCTTTTAGCCGACGAACTTGTTTTAACTGCTCATATTTTTCCAATCTTTTCTGCTTTTTCAGTTGGTTTTTGCTTAAAGGAGTTGGTGGTGTTTCGCCAGGTCCCCGTAATTTGGTCTCACTTCTCGACTCATTCCCCTCTTGCGTATGGCTTTCGTCACCctcaattttctttaatttggttTGGGGCTCTGATACTTCTTCcggcattattgtttttatatttgattcgtTCAATGAGTTTTACAAAATCAGCTGACCGAAACATGTGGAGCATAAGTTGGTGTAGAAAGAGAGCAGATATGTTAAAAGTATTTGGAAAATTATGCTTTAGTGGCATTCACGAATCAGAACATCTACTTTGTTAAAAAGGTAACAGAGAAGATCTgctctaaaaaacaacaaaacacataTCAGTTCTTTTGTAACACAACTAATATGAAGAACATTTTACTTTAGCTTTTTAGCAAAATGCATCTCTGcaaaattaagaagagaaggATACTATTTCATAAGGTTGcaagaaaaaaacacacgtaatcTTAAAATCAGACTCTTTTAATATCTACATTTTATATTTGCTAAATCAGCTGTTTCATTAGCTCTTTTGCAAAGTTGAGACACTATTAAGCAGTACGTTTATGAGTTGTTCAACCATCCTGCTTCTAAACAATTACACCAAGCTAGTTGTCCTGATTCCTGAATACCCCCATTGGTAAGCAAAGAACTTAGTCATAAAGAGTGATTTTACGAGCGATTAGttggaacaaaaattatttgtgaaaaatgtatctaTCTTGAACAGCCTTTCATGTAAACAACCATTTTAGTAAGTGAAATGTAGTTAAAACGCGGTATAACGCTCTCGGCgttacaaaaaatttgtaatatggattttattcaatttattactTTAATAACAATCGTTAAGAAAGCCAATCGTTACAATTTCACTTCTGAAATAGACTCACATATAGTACAGAATGTACTCAAACCCAAGGTTGCTCGAACAAAAAgttgaattgttaaaaattggCTGGctatcagcatttttttttaaattaatagttGGGAGTCCATCTAAACCAAGAAATTGTTGCTTTTAACTTAAAGTTAGTTGCAAAATCGCCTCATGTAAATACCACGCATTGTcggataataatataatatgaaatTCTTAAACAAAAGCGGCTTTTAATAgatggaaatgaaaataaattcaatgtaGGTACGAGTTGACAGTTTACCTTAATCTACTGATCATTGCAAATACGAGTATCTAACAGTGGATTCTATTATTAAGATACGACTGCAAAACCATGTATTAAATTTGGCAAAATTCACAACTGATTCAGAAATTAACAGCGTTCACTGTAGATCCATTATTGAAGATAATTTCTTCCTAAAAATGGATGAATTGATGAAGAATGATGGATGAATGGCCAACGAACCCATTaactctttgaaataagtgtaCGATCGTATCTCCAGAAAGGAATCCGTTCACAAACATTTATGAAGCTTCTTCACACTATTACAGGAACATGTGGAAAGTTAAGTTAGGTTAATGCAAGCAATGAAGGATAGCAGGAATGCGCAATTGAAAGAAACTGCATAGAAAAGCTTTAGTTTAATTGTCGTTGAGCTGAAAGCCTCcgttgctagcgctgcgttatctttttgtttgtttagcaattttattgttatttaagcttttaaaaaataaaaataaataaataaaaaataattgtcgtTGGCACAATTCACCAACGTTGGCGCACTtcattttaataagtttttatagCAGAAATCACAATATATTAAGCAAAATATTCAGTTGAAAAGTACCCgtacacaaagaaatgaaagcaacatattaagaaattcattgtaaaaaaaaactaaaacattttaaacttttatgagaAGTGTTTGGTCAGTTAAAAACGCAATAATTAATGAATGGAGCTtcgatgaaattaatttttttatgtttgttttgtaaaatttaatttttaatgatgtgcttggggaaaaatatatagaaattgtagaaaaattactgatttaacatttctcataaaagtttaaaatgttttagttttttttacaatgaatttctTAATATGTTGCTTTCATTTCTGTATATACGGATACTTTTTCTGGCaagtgtacatacacacaacgaggatgtggcatcaaaatggtgcggaagcgctagttggattctagaagaatcaccacttaaaccaaccaacccaacCAACATACACACGattgtttgtaaacaaaaaatgaaaaccaaatTCTTAAATTACATAATTATTAGAGATATGTATGGACCGTGAGGGGTAAAAcattgatatttaaaaattttgaaatttgtatcaCGGTCCGTGGATCAAGTAAGAACTATTGATGCTTTATGATTGCTTAATTCGTTTCTATacgtcgtttttttttatcacgACGGACAATGAAAACGAATTTCTTCAGATATGGTTGTTGACGATACCAAGGGAGGAAATCTATTTGAAATCGGTTACTTTAACTTTCagaaacttttcaaattttcctgtttcatttttaaaacttttaatgacACTAcacaataattatattaattctGATGCCACAAATTTTGAACGGTAATGTTCATCGCACGCGTGACTAATCACTTTAGATTTTTTTCGTTATTCCAAATATCGCGAGAATTATTGAACGTGTAGCGTTCGCCTAAAAGTTGTATCGTTGTATTTGAATACAGCTCTGGTTCTTCTACCGTACAAGAAATGAAAAGCCGAGCGTGCGTCGTTTTGTGTCGTGCCAAATGTCAAACAATTCGAAACTATAATTAACGGCAGTTGCGTTTTTTCTTTCaatctaaaattttatgaaCGGTAGATTTGTTtgcgaaattttcaacaatccGAAAAATTACCATGAGAAATATATTATGTTAATTTAGGTAGTTcatattgttaatatattatCTATATAAAACGTGACGTAAGATAACAATTAAAACGTGCAGATTGAAATCGAAACTGAATAACTCCGACATTTTGAAAAAGCACCAAGGCGGCAAAAGAGTGATTAGTaaattttcatctttttttGCGGAAGCTTGCAATAAATAAGAACAGAAAAATTGTCAGTTAATGTATATTCGTGTTACAGTTTGTAATTACTGTTGTGCTGTCGTTttgtgaagaaataaaattacaaaattattttataatctaaaTTCAAAGTGAGCCTGGCGGTAGTCAGGTAGGCGGCAAAAGGAAAGAAGGAATAAGCTAAGATCCAAAAATTATTCTTTGCTAACATGGAAGTGCGTAACTGGAAAAAAGTTCTTTTACACTGGGTAAGCATTAAAATTGAGTTCACAGTTGCAGTTGTGAAATGAAGCCATGAGATTTATTTCTTCTGCATGCCCATTCATGCTCTTTCGTATTCACACAGATACAGGAGTGCGGGTTCGTTCCTGGTAACTATTTTAGCCTGGAACAAACAGACATTGACGAATTCTACAATAAATTTCGCATGAATCATAAATTGGTAAAAAACACAGCACCAGAAGGGAATCTAATTGATTTTCTGAAaggtaataaataatttaatagacaataaataaacattCTTCAACTTTCTGATATCACTTCCAGACCAATACGCGGATTACACGCCACTGCTGGATGCTGAAAACACACTCAATACAACTGAGTACATTTATGCTTACTCGCTCCTGTTGCATTTTTCCTGCGTAAAGTATCCAGAAACAAATTTCCATGATATCTGCAAAAGATTGTCTGTGAATAATCAGCGATATATTGCGGCGTTTTTCAATGAATTGCTAGATTGTCAGTCGATAAGCCGAGATAAGTTGTTGTATGTTATTGCGAGTACATCACTGAAATGTGCAAACACATCGGGGGGCTCTGGTAATGATAGTCACTCGAGCGGCAATAATTCGACTGGCAATAACTTTAATCTCCCCTCATCATCATATCCGCGAATGAGCTCGCCATGTCGGACATCACGCAATGCTTCAGGGAGTAGCAGTCCACGTATGGTGCCACCAACACCAAAGTCTGCGATGTTGGAGGAGCGAACGCGAGAGCTCTACAATTTGCGGGTAAGCAATCGAAAGAGGGGTGGATTTAATTTCaaactataaaaattatatgctgaaatttttgctttctaaaGGCTCAATTGGAGACCGAGCGATATGAGAAGGGACTACTGGAagtgcaaataaaacaaaatgaggataaaataagaaaattaagtaTGTGAtgtgttattttcttttactgTTAAATATTTAACTCCACTGCTTTGTAGATCAAGATCATAAAAAACTGCAGCAAACTATACAAGATTTAAGAAACGATATACTTACGCAAAGTACAGAAAGCAGTTCGCCAAGTAAAGATGGAGAGCAGGTGAGTGCATTTACTATTTTCCGTGTATGCTTTTATGTATGTAACAACAAAAGACTTAAAAAGAATCGTTGGAATATTTGAAAGCTGCTTTGCAATGCAGAAGAAGCAGAGTATTCCCAATGCAGTTGCAAAAGGAAGGCTGGaactataattatttataagcagtggttaaatttcaagggccgatgttgaatgtgaaccacacctaaacgtcaacgacaccgctggatttctttctttggggttatttgaaaaaaaggtgtacgttgataagccagcaacaattcaagagctaaaggatgagataattcggcacattcacggcatagaatctcaattatgcctcagcgtcatcgaaaaattAAACcctcggatggaggtgtgccgccgacgCCGCGGtgggccgatattttgttccatacgtttaccataccaatattatcataatagagagaaatgacaataatttcctaaaaaaattttattttattcaaaatcaacaccggcccttgaaacttaaccaccgtcgtcggtgatatttcgagaccaaacgtcaaaacagagaaaaataaagcaaccgCTTTTGCAACGAgcgtacagaatcgcaacaaagtcctcaagtcgcttgccggcagcacttggggcaaagacaaagaaatgttgctgtcgactttcaaagcaataggccgaccggttcttaaCTCTGCtgtgcctgtctggtcgcccggAATTAGTGATACGCAatggacgaagctccagacctgccaaaatatTGCTATTAGGACCGAGACAGAATGTCTCCTGATGACCCCAATACAACACGTGCATGACGAGGCTCACATGCTTCCTgtaaaggagcataacaaactgctcagcaagcagtttctgctagggtgtcaccgtaggccttacccatgcagacacctgcttgagcctgagccacctcccaggcacatctgGAGGCACTTCttggacaaaacagacagaccattccaggatcagacagtgtacAAACAGgacataaacgacattcatcgggagacccttaccaccttcttaagctcccgaccttcGAATGCCGTTAtgggagtccaaccaccacctattgcagacgaagagctccagcttccccgagagtcccgcgtaaccttggcacaattatgttctggatactgtagcaggttaaactcctacttatccagaatcgaccccgacatactaaacatatgtacggcatgtgaaggcaccccgcacgacactaaccaccttttcacaggccctatcaaacccactcatctaacacctctctccccctggacccaacccgtcgaaacagctagtttcctgggcctaccgttagatgggctagacgaagacgaccggtgattacactacactgacagggcgaagatactgctacaacaacaacaacttaaccaccctttataatttcatttattatacattttttatcttatttacaAGCTAAtagtaaattttgttcaaaactcCACGTAATTCTTATAAATGCTTAGATGAAACGTCGTCTATGTAGAGAGCTGACACTAAAAGAGGCGGAAATAGCAAATCTTACTGAAACACTCGGAAATCTGAACGAAGAAAAATCGTTGGTGCAAGAAAAGGtagctaaaaataattttttaatattgattatagataaattttttaaatgcataaatttatatttcagcTTAGTTTCGCTGATAAAAAAATCGTAGTTTGCATGGAGCGAATCGCACTACTGGACTTTAAAGTCGATGAGCTTACTGCTGAGTTAGAGGtacttttattaaacatttgaGTATCAAACAACTTGTCTCTAAAAAATGGTATTATTTCATTTCCAACAGCAAAAAGAGCAGACcatcaaatatttaaatgaaaataaacttgAACTAGAACAGTTTATTAATGAAACACGTTCAGCAGGGAATTGCTCGCGTCCCGACTATTTAGAAGCTTCATTCTCGCCAATCACCGATGCCAGTGGCAGCTCGACCAGTCCTGAAAATCTTGCACGCTCCGTTGTAGATGTGCAATTGCGCGAGAAGGAGCACGAAAATGCTGAACTGCGCGAAGAATTGGACTCGCTGAAGAACAGTAATAAACGCCTTGCCGATTTAATACGCACCTATACGCTGAAGCATGCGCAAGAATTGAATATTTCCACAATTGTGGAAAGAATTACAGCCAAAGAGCAGGAAAGTATAGAGTTTACACCATTTGAACGTCTCGATCATTTGGTCGAATTTGTGGATCACATAGGCATGCTTTTCAAAGACGAAAAAGGAAAAGCGGAAACCTTACAAGCTGatctgcaggctaaacaaaggcGAAACGATGAACTGAGTCGCAGGTTAATGGAGTTTGAGAAGGAGATTGCCGTACTTAATAAACAattgaataatttgaataataTGAACATGGAATTGGAGCAGGGCAAGAAGCGCATGCACGAAAAACTAGGGCGCTATGAACAAGAAAATGTGAAGATAAAAGAACAAAACTTCGCAGTGGTCGATAAGCTGGAGAGTCTTGCCAAAGATTACGACACCTACAAGAATAAGTGTGCCGCGCAGCACCATGAGTTTACGGCTCAAATTAGGAAATTGGAAAATGATGTAGAAGGACGTGAGAAAACGAATTCATCGCTAAAGAAAGTAAATGACGAACTCAATGTTGAAGTGGTTGCGCTGCGAAAGAAACTCGAAACGTTACAACAAAGTTTAACGAGCAATTCGGATGAGATACGAATATTGAATGAACGCGTGAAAGGTTACCAAAGCGAATTGGAAGCGCATGATAAGACTGAAAAAATGCTCaaggaaaaatatgaaaagattCTGGTACAGCACGAAGCCACCAAGCGGGATAGACGTGAGACTGCCGATCATTTGGAAGCGATGCGTAATAAAATAGCTGTGAAAGAATTTGAAATGGGTAAGATTGGCGCTGAAATAATTGAAGTGCGCAAGAAAAATGTCGAACTGGAGACGCGCATCGACACGCTCACGACAGAATTCAAAACGGAGAAGCACAACTCAGAATTGGCCATAAATTCGCGCGATGAACGCATAAGGAAAATCTCAGAAGAGCGCGATAAGTTAGAAGAATGCGCCAACAAACTGAAGAGTGAACAAGAACTGGCCGAAAAGGAATTAAAAGCGTCGAAGGAAGACCTGGGGGCAGCACTCAAAACGTTCAATGCTTTAGCTGTGCTATTTTGTGCTGATGAAACTGATGCCTCGGTAAACTTGGCGCAAAAACTGGGAGATGTGGTAGCCAATGCAAAGCGCTTACACGAGGACAAACTCGCACTTGATAGCAAATTAGAGTTGATGAGCGCTAAACACAGCGAGACAGTCTCGAAAATGGTGGCAATGGAAGATGACATGAAGAACCTCATACTGGCCAAGGAGGAATTGGAAATCAACTACAAAGCGCTATTAGAACAGAGTGAGCTGAAGTTGAATCATGCGGAAGCACAACTAAAAATATACGAAGAAGATATAGAAAACATGAAGGAGGCGTTGAAGCAGGTAACCGCAGAGATGGAAAATTCGCTGCAGTCGAACATCGAAGACCACACCGCGCGTGTTATGGAACTTGGAGTTGAGCACGATCATGTTGTCAACTCGCTCAGGGAGGAACTGAACTCAGCTAAAGTGGAACTATGCGCTAAAGAGCACGAGCTGCAGACGCTTTTGGAGGAGAGTAGAGAGGTCAAGAAGAAACTGGACGAGAGCGTACAACGCCTAGAAGCAGTGCAGCAGGAGCAGACTCAAATTGGTCAAAGCAGCGCTGAAAAGCTTAAAGCGCTCGAAGAGCAGATGGAAGTGGTAGTAggcgaaaataaaaaactgctGCAAGAAATCGACTGCTTCAAAGCTGAGCACGCAAAGGTCAATGCGAAAATCGACCAGGCTGATAACGCTTTGAACGATATAAACGGGCAGCTGTTGCAGGAGGTCAACAGTAACCACGAATTGTGCGCGAAACTAAAGGCAAGTGAGTCGCGTCTATATGAAACCGAACAAAAACTCGAGAGCATACTGAAGGAAAAGTCAAATACCATAAATGGACTGAAAACCGCATACGAAAGTCAAACAGCAGTGCTGAAACGTTCTGAAAGCCAATTGAATGCTTTGGAAAAGTCGACACTAAAACAAACGCAATCCATTGCTACACTGCAGCAAAGCCTACAAAAGGCCATCGATGAGAAGGAGCGTTTAGCAAAGGATTTTACGTCGGTTTCCTCACAGATGCAGCGCGAACAAGAAGAAAAATCTGCCTTGTTAGCTTCGTTGGAGCAAACTGCGGATCAGTTGAAAATAGCCATTTGCGAGAAGGACCAGAAGGCAATTATATTGGAGAAGAGTTGTGCCGAATTGAATAACCACATCAGAGATGCGAATGAGCTGTGCGCCAAATTGCAAACCGATCTGTCGGAAAAGGAAGCACTAGTGCAGCGTATGCAAGAGGAACAGGAGCACGAGCGCGACAATTGGCAAACGAAATTTTCGGAAATGATGCGCATGTTGACCGAGCAGTCAGTTGAGCAGGAGAACATCGATAGCATTTTGCAGCAGATCACTGCCGCCATAGAGAACCATAATAACTTGGCGGGTGATGGCGACAAGATGCCAGAAGTGGTCGATGAGTGTTTCAAGGTGGCAGAGAATGACAAGGACACGCTGCTGGGCAAACTACGCATCGCGCTGAATCGCCTGCTGCATGGCATCTCGCACTTGCATACGCAGCTCGACCAAATCGAACAGAAGCGTCAGGGCGCGGTTGAGGTTTTGGAAAAGGCAAACGA comes from Anastrepha ludens isolate Willacy chromosome 3, idAnaLude1.1, whole genome shotgun sequence and encodes:
- the LOC128857137 gene encoding tRNA methyltransferase 10 homolog A; protein product: MPEEVSEPQTKLKKIEGDESHTQEGNESRSETKLRGPGETPPTPLSKNQLKKQKRLEKYEQLKQVRRLKERERQKQKRLEAQAQGLTIRSGPSRKELKKRQLQSGTLSIAIDLDYDDLMHDRDVAKCIKQCLRIYTINRRSKCPGQLHVTGIKTDGRIHTSLKRNDGWENWHLKYHFDKTHQDIFPKDNIVYLSCESDTVLDRIEAEAVYVIGGLVDHNHHKGLCHKRATEMGLRTARLPLSEHVNMKTRAVLSTFHVFEILLRVSEGKPWTEAIMETLPERKGAKPRTSLEATAVEDLNGNKEEKDKECIDSKNGYFASRCIY